The proteins below come from a single Malus sylvestris chromosome 3, drMalSylv7.2, whole genome shotgun sequence genomic window:
- the LOC126615547 gene encoding potassium transporter 5-like, translated as MPDIVENSIDLVSQDHQEVSDHPDHDEDQLEGKKLSWERLPRDDSLDLESRSLTVPHGHESKDEDWLVTMHLAFQSIGVVFGDLGTSPLYMYASIFNKGINHDDDILGVLSLLFYILTLIPLIKYTFIVLRATDNGEGGTFALYSLLCRYAKIGMTPSQQPEDRDVSNFELEFPTKSVKRASRLKSLLENSPSAKVFLLFATMLGTSMVIGDGILTPSLSVLSAVVGIKQATSAMTDDRIVWISVAILIGLFMVQRFGTDKIGYSFAPTICIWFIMVAGIGVYNFIKFDPTVVKALNPKYIVDYFRRNKHDAWISIGGIVLAITGTEALFADVGHFTVRSIQLSMCTITYPALVLTYAGQASFLRKNRLLVADTFFKSIPKPLYWPMFVVSVLSSIISSQAMISGTFSVIQQSLSLGCFPRVKIVHTSTKYAGQVYIPEVNYLLMLACVGVTLGFRTLERIGNAYGIAVVFVMTLTSSFLVLIMIMIWKTNIFLIISYVLVIGSVEFLCLSSMLYKFDQGGYLPLAFAAVLMFVMFVWNDVHRRKYYYELDHKISPEQLKKTAIDRNFCRMPGLAIFYSEIVQGIPPIFDHYAANVPALHSVLVFVSIKSLPISKVPLEERFLFRRVEPKDLNVFRCVARYGYTDVRNENEPFEGLLVEKMKEFIRDSFWISQRNNMHSSDGEIKFGIKEEVQDWTLVNSGENGKEDSKRQVDDQDKQQDLLDREIEAIDKAWRQGVVHLIGENEVTAAEGAGIVRRLLIDYAYNFLKRNLRQTDQVFNIPHKRMLKVGMTYEI; from the exons GATGAGGACTGGCTGGTGACAATGCACCTGGCATTTCAGAGCATTGGGGTAGTTTTTGGGGACCTCGGTACATCACCTCTCTATATGTATGCGAGCATCTTCAACAAAGGCATCAACCATGACGATGACATTTTGGGTGTTCTTTCCTTGCTCTTTTACATTCTTACCTTAATCCCTCTGATTAAGTACACTTTTATCGTCTTACGGGCCACCGATAATGGCGAAG GAGGGACGTTCGCACTATACTCTTTGCTGTGTCGATACGCCAAGATTGGTATGACTCCGAGTCAACAACCAGAGGATCGTGATGTTTCAAATTTTGAGCTCGAGTTCCCTACCAAAAGTGTAAAGAGGGCATCAAGGCTTAAATCTTTATTAGAGAACAGCCCATCCGCTAAAGTCTTTCTATTATTCGCCACCATGCTTGGTACTTCCATGGTCATTGGCGATGGTATCCTCACTCCTTCCCTCTCAG TTCTGTCGGCTGTGGTAGGAATCAAACAAGCTACATCTGCCATGACGGATG ACCGGATTGTTTGGATATCAGTAGCCATCTTGATTGGCCTATTCATGGTTCAAAGATTTGGAACTGATAAAATAGGCTACAGTTTTGCACCAACTATTTGCATTTGGTTTATCATGGTTGCTGGAATTGGCGTCTACAACTTCATCAAGTTTGATCCGACGGTGGTCAAGGCtctaaacccaaaatacatagTAGATTACTTCAGAAGGAACAAACATGATGCTTGGATTTCTATTGGTGGCATTGTCTTAGCCATAACAG GAACTGAAGCTTTATTTGCTGACGTGGGACACTTCACAGTACGGTCCATTCAACTAAGTATGTGCACAATTACTTATCCGGCTCTCGTATTGACATACGCTGGACAAGCTTCTTTTCTTCGCAAGAACCGTCTTCTTGTTGCAGATACCTTCTTCAAGTCGATACCAA AACCTTTGTATTGGCCTATGTTTGTAGTGAGTGTACTGTCATCGATCATATCTAGTCAAGCTATGATTTCAGGGACTTTCTCTGTAATCCAACAATCACTATCATTAGGGTGTTTCCCTCGTGTGAAAATCGTGCACACATCGACCAAGTATGCCGGACAAGTTTACATTCCGGAAGTGAACTACCTTCTCATGTTAGCTTGTGTTGGAGTCACCTTAGGGTTTCGAACCCTTGAAAGGATCGGCAATGCATATG GTATAGCAGTGGTGTTTGTAATGACGCTTACATCATCCTTCCTAGTGCTAATCATGATCATGATATGGAAGACCAACATATTCCTCATCATCTCATATGTTCTTGTCATTGGAAGTGTAGAGTTTCTGTGTCTAAGTTCAATGCTGTACAAATTTGACCAGGGCGGATATCTTCCCCTCGCGTTTGCCGCAGTGTTGATGTTTGTAATGTTTGTGTGGAATGATGTGCATCGAAGAAAGTACTATTACGAGCTTGATCACAAAATTTCTCCTGAACAGCTCAAGAAAACCGCCATTGACAGAAATTTTTGCCGCATGCCTGGCCTTGCCATCTTCTATTCCGAAATCGTTCAAGGCATCCCGCCGATCTTCGATCATTACGCTGCGAATGTTCCTGCATTGCACTCCGTCCTTGTTTTTGTCTCGATCAAATCATTGCCTATAAGCAAGGTTCCGCTAGAAGAGCGCTTTCTTTTTCGGAGAGTGGAGCCTAAGGATCTGAATGTGTTCCGATGTGTTGCAAGATACGGGTACACGGATGTTCGCAATGAGAATGAACCCTTCGAAGGATTGTTGgtggaaaaaatgaaagagttcATAAGGGACAGTTTTTGGATATCTCAAAGAAATAATATGCACAGTTCTGATGGGGAGATCAAGTTTGGGATCAAGGAAGAAGTCCAAGACTGGACTTTGGTGAACAGTGGAGAGAATGGAAAGGAGGATTCAAAGCGGCAAGTTGATGATCAAGATAAGCAACAAGATTTGTTGGACAGAGAGATTGAGGCAATAGACAAAGCATGGAGGCAGGGAGTAGTTCATTTGATTGGGGAAAATGAAGTGACGGCTGCCGAAGGAGCTGGTATAGTGAGAAGACTTTTGATTGATTATGCTTACAATTTCTTGAAGAGAAATTTGAGGCAGACTGATCAAGTGTTTAATATTCCTCACAAGCGCATGTTGAAAGTGGGCATGACTTATGAAATTTAG